In the Salvia miltiorrhiza cultivar Shanhuang (shh) chromosome 8, IMPLAD_Smil_shh, whole genome shotgun sequence genome, ATTGACTACATAAAGTCAATAGATAATCTGGTCGATCCGCTCACTAAAGCTTtgaatcgagatcaaatgtataaattgctagagggaatgggtgtaaaatccacaaaataaggatgattatagtggtaacccaaccatgatgactggagatcccaagaacgtgGTTCAATGGGAAAACGAAGCTATAAGATTCCAAGTAGAACACTCAACTACTTGCATTCCCTAGAGAGCAACTGAGTGTTGAAGCCTGCTCAGTGGtaaggttaagtctttgacttttaatgattcctaaacacctcggggaggttgagtatagcaggatactcgggaaagaatcacctatataagtgagatgtgggggccgcatcgacctaacacttatgaatccaaagagctgTCCAAGGCCCGCAAAGGACAAAAACATGAGAACGAAATGAGGTTGAGGCGTTAGTGTGTTAATATTGTCGTCTCGGTATACACGAATGAGAAATGGTTCAAAGACATCAAGTTCTACCAATTCACCAGTATATCCGATAGTATTAACTAAGGATGGTTCAAGGCCACAAACCACCTATTCTAATGCACTAAGGTCTCTTGAGAACAGAGCTTGTGTCTGCATTTGCATTTGGCTAtttccactcatgtgggggattgttggaaattggttgtgagtaactaatgtttgataattttttgagtaccgaaaacatttaatttagcagaattaaatgggacaagatcgatctacgttccgagtagatgatcgtagtatatttatttactcaaaaccgatttccggtgagtgagaaataattatttaaagttgggtacttaaAACATGGAGTTGTaggaaaagataagcattaaagaagatttaatgcttatcccacattggtttgtggataacatttattacaATATAAAAGTTATTACATCAGAGCATGTAAcaaaactgtgtgcacacgtgacaggttgcaaagcccacacgcgcgcgccgccgccgccgcccgcccggccccggccccggcaCCCGGCCCCCGGCCCCGGTCCCGTCTCGTCACCCGACGTGCGGCcatggacttggatcttggcaattggtctttgggctggcctttgggcctaccctagCCCACACCGGCTCAAAACTTGGTCCGAAGGGGACGAGGCCCAACTCAATTGGGCCTACGCGCACGCACACGAAGCTCGCTAGGGCTTGGTCCAACGGGAGGACCCTttggtctcccaggaagcttcccACGTAACTGCTGCTGTCGGAGGAGTCATGGCAGATTCAAACAGCCCTAGTGTTACATCTGTTACTGTTGTAACCCCCGACACCATTTGAATTCCATCAATGGAATTAAACCCGCAAgctccccctattgatgtggtttgtgcctataaataggacagcctACATGCATAACAACACACATCTGAACAAGCATCACACTTAAAACTCTGCTGCATTCTGCATCCTCTGTTAAGTCCTGTTCTCGCCTCattccagttcgccggagctcgttggtctgcggtgctgctGCCTACGtgacgaagccgtttcatctttggggacgacacgccaaaccgagagcactaccggggcgtatctcgtcttgcggagagaggaccctcctcgactcggctatCTTCCTggtttcttttgtttttgtaatttcaatacagtttgttttgtaatctcatctcctgCTTTTTGTTTCATTGTAATTACGCCCGCAAGCTTATATTccaacataatatatattttaaacataTGTCGGTAGAAATTCATTATTGACAAAGTGATAACGATATAGATGAAACCCCCTTCTAAGGACTTTCTCGGCCATAAAATTGTATCTATTTTCAACTTTACGTTAATGATATCACAGTATTAGTATACGCGAAATTGATAGAAGAAAACAAAATAGAGATCAAACTATTTTTTGTAAATGTCTGGTAATTATGTTCTCTATTTCTGAGAGACAAATCAATATCATGTTAATTCCAAATAAAAATATCGCTCTCCCCGGTGAACCTATAAACAAGCTAGCTACAACAATGACTAAAAACTTATTGTAGCTCCACAAATTGTATAACCTTGGACCCAAATTTTGAGCACAATTaagcaattttattttatattattacatCTACATATCCACACATATTCATTATAGTGAGAAACAATTGTGAGCATctccatattattattattttcgtaaataataaaaaaatgtataaatactAATAGAATAAAACACAATAGTAATTAATCTCTAAATAGCATTAAGTTAGTGGGATGTTATATATGAATTAAAGCAAATTTGGGAAGAATATGATGGAAAGTATATATGAATCAATTACAACGTCGTTAATGTGCAAATGGGATCCTccgtcccaaaatatagtgtgtaccacgtgtaccactcttcatttcttaatatttttaaattattttttattcaattttaatttattatgcttttatataatatatagataattaacaagggttcactcatccatttagggtttataattatttttttatatttatttgaattaataatagattatttgggttcattaattcaaagttagggtatataattttttaaattttaatttttcaatgataaatactaattagagtttataatataataataatttttatttttataaaaaacaatttataagacaaagaaatgaagagtggtacaggtggtacacacaatattctgggacagaggatcccatctggtTAATGTGTGTATCCCATgtcaattaattaaactaagcaTTTCATAAGATGGTTATACTAACTTTTTTTATAAGACTGCGTTTTACTTTGAtgatttatccatggaaaatgatggataacaaaaatttatgctttaaaatatctcttttctttttcaacatttgacacaaaagagatgtttatcattttttcttctttattttcacttcaaggatggataaggcataaatttttgttatccatcattttctatgaataaatttatccatcaaagtaaacaaagtATAAGAGAAATGGAGGCTTGAAGAATAtgagaatcaaatattaatGACACTATCATCATCAggtgactattttttttttttttttttttacgtagATTagttatatagatagatagatagagatTGAAGAAGACGAAAGCTTGTTTGTTTTGTCCGACAGATAAAGAGATAAGGCCATTCTTCCCCTGTGTAGCAGTGACATTACAATTGGCATGTAGCAGATATATATTAAGAATGTGTCGcctcattatattatatttttataatgtaGATCTCATGCCtcgtatttttttattatcgaCCTAGCATATTTTGTATTGATCAAGGCCTATTGGCCTCGCTCTACCCATTGTCTCGAAACTTCttgcaacattttttttttttgtgtaaagAAAAACTTAGGATTCCTTTGGTGGGTGAGGTTCGTACAGTCTTAAATTCAATTTGAAATGTAATCAATTATTGCTCATTATACAATTAAGTGTGCTTGTTTTGTTCATTACCACAATTTTGAAACGAATTAATGTCCTTTCTTGCAGCAGTCAAAGTTTGAAACGAATCACAACAAAATAACTGTCGAAAAGTTAAAAAGATTTATTTCCTTTCGGTGGTAGTTTCGCAAAAATGCAATATTGACCACATACATTGAACGCAATTCTCATATAATTCCCTCAAACTTGTAGGAATTAAAACTATATTTTCTATCCTCCcccaaaattatttattttctgtctACTTTTATCATATAATTATATACCAATATTATGTTTTATGGCTGCACCTTTATTCATAAATAAATGATTGTACTCCACCACAGCATAAAATAGTAActgttttcatatgaaattcgGGTACACTATGCCGTGTACTACTGATTACAATTATGGAATTATAACAATGTGCTGTGCTttgtaatttaataataataaaaattcttaTAGGGTTAATggcatataaattactgaattttcaataaattctcattttccatacaaactttaaaatttttattaaaattactcaactattaattttttttcatttttcattcgTGGTGACATGACATAAATATACTTGCTTGACATGAATATGCTTGCGTGACATAAATATGATcgtgtgaaaaaataaaattgacgtTGTAATATATAGTTGGATGAAAACAACGTCATTTCAGACCCAAAGTTTGGTCGgaaaatggacaaatatgcaaattgagaaaaaatttaaagtttaataatttatacCCAAAGTTTGGTCGgaaaatggacaaatatgcaaaattagaagaaatttaaagttagataatttatatgcaattaactatttcttatatattaaattatctCGCTCGATAAATCCATCACATATAAAtgtcccccccccccctcccaaaCACTGGATCTAAACAAATTCCACGACggattaaattattattaacgGTTACGATTTATCAAATCTTGTTAAATAAAGGCGGTTGTTCGCCCCCAAATTAAGATAACACACATGCAACAAACAAACTGTAAATTTGGATCCGAAAGccctaattaaattaataaatggtGGTCtctaaagaaataaaaataaaaataaaataaatggtgTGGATCCGAGAAAAGTGTCAGAAATTTTTCAAAGAAAACGACAGTACGATGAGAAGTTAAAAATAAGACATAAAAtcgaaaataactaaaaaagtTTGATAATAAAATAGGGTAAGGGATCGTTATTATCCACTAGCTAAGTATTGTATTCGTGGCAGTGAAAGTTTGGGAGTTGCAAAAAAATGGTCCCACACGGGGCACTGCCTCCGCCACGTGGCGTGATCCTGTTAGACTACAACGCCGACGTGAGTAACCGAAACTGAAAAACCTAAacgaaattaataaattaattaattactgaGTGAAGATGAGAGAACGTCGGCGAGGAAGGTATACATAATACTCCTTTGTATCTATAATCTGGATTACGGCCACACTTTACTATTTTCGTCTTTAAATTAATCTGATTTATTTATTGTGCAGCATTCATTATAAACAAGGAGTAGTAGATATCTGAGCGAGAGATCATTCACGTGCCTTGCTCTGTTTTTTCGATTTGGCGTTTCTGTATTTTCCCTTTTCCCACACGATTTCGCTTTTTCTTctggtttgtgtttgtttgtgGGAAAAGATTCTGTGCGGTTACGTTTTGTTGACGGTGGGCGTTGTATATAAGACTGGAGGGTTTTCTTTCTGGTTTTACCACAGCTTACCAAGATTCTAGAGAGAGAATGGAAGGAGGAAAGCAATCAGGTTCTTCACTTGCCTCTGATCTTTTTGGGGCCAAGGATAAGGATTCTTCCGCCGCCTCTTCGTCTTCTGGGATTTTCGGTTCCTTGTTTCCGCCGCCTCCAAAGGTTGTAATAATTCAGACCAATTTCCTTTgattgtttaatgttttggtgATTCAAATATGAATTGTGGTATGGTATGTGAAGGTTGTGGGAGGGGAATGGCACTACTATTCTGAGACAGAGAAGAAGATTCCAAAGGCAGATAGAAATGGCGAAGACCAAAAGGCCAAggaggagcagcagcagcagcccttTCACTACAGCTCCTCAATATACTACGGCGCTCAGGATGTCTATTCTCCACCCAAGACCGAGGCTGAGGCTGAGGCCGAGGCTGCTCAGACTACTGTCAGTAGTTACTAACCAAACTCACTATATATTCATTTAATTACATGCTTGTTTGGCTAagctaaagagcttataagcttcaacAACTTTTATAAGATGGggttttttaagagcttataagtaaagtatttggataattgagcttatgaacttgaaatgatatataatgaaaataacaaattatagtcgaaaaatatttgtaaaataattattgcatgcaagattataaaaaaataagttggggtagacgAACTTAATTAGTTTTTGGGGAGTTTATAAGCttctaaaatttatttttaaagctTATAAGAGGTTTAGGAGTTTATTTGAACTACTTTGaatgaacttataagctgttttgaagaGGCAGCtgtaagctcagccaaacaccctcttagtttATTACTCTAATATTCAATATTCTTTTCTCATCAGTTCAACAAAGATAACGGACAAGACGACTCCACCACTGCTTCACGAGGGAATTGGTGGCAGGGTATACATACTATAATCATCACACTTCACACCAACATATACATTTATATACTATTTCTTGCATGTGTTCattgtttttttcttcttttcgcAGGCTCTCTTTACTATTAATAACACCTAAATACCATATAATACTTAATTAGGTACTCAATAGTACTGTAACTCATTTTCTACACTTGATAATTCTTAAATCCAACCTtctcaatcttttttttttttcttttctctgcaggcataaatatttatataatatataggcAGTTGATCCTGAACTTTTATAATGAAGAAAGGAGATGCTTGGCGACAGATTATATTTAAAAAGTCAGCCTCTCTTGGCCACAGTCAATATTTGTAACTGTAGCCGAGTAAACTTTCTTCCCCTTTCTTAATTTCTCTTATCATTTCGGGGAAATATAAATATTAGCTAGTTATAATAGCTTTGATATTCCTTGTAATCAAGTTCTGGGAAATATAAATGTTAGCTAATTATAAATCCGACTAGACAAACGTGTTTCAGAGTTTGTGGCCCATATTATATATAACGCCACACAAAGTTAAAAAAGGATATGATGGGATGTAAAATTAACGTCACTGATTACAACCGATTTTTGACTGTTTGTGTCagcgtttttatttttttcttttgtttagaCAAAGGCTGTTTGTATCAGAAAGAATTTGGTCGGAACATCGACATTTTAAAGGTTTttgtagtatatatatatgtcccTTGAAGTGGATAGCCATGTcaacaatgaaaaaaaatacttatgCCCACATTTCTTAAAggaataatgaaaaaaaatactacttaTTTCTGCAATCGGAGATGCTTGAGTAGCTCGAACTCGTGACTGAGAGGTTCAAAGTGGCGTCGTTTTGTAATATGCATCGTGTGTATATAAAAGAACATTCGTGATGTTACATGGATACGAGAGGAACTGTGATTATTTGTTATAAGTAACACAATTAGACAAAGTAATTAACTCGTAGTTATACATAATGATCCGATTGCAAATTATATCAGCAGTATATTATTCACTAGTTACTACCACTAGTAGTCCATTTCTGTACGAATCAACGCTTGATTCAAGGCAAGGTGTAAGCTGCAAAAACCAAACACAAATTCATTACAAAAACATaggaattaattatatatatatagtgagtgTGTACGAAACGAGAACTTACGCCCACACTTGAAGCCGACGGGTCGGTTAGCCAAACGGCAGCGTTTGGGGATGGTGATGGCAACGGCCGGTTTGACGCCGGAGGCCTTGGCCGTGGCCGAGAGTAGAACGGCGCATAGGCATTTAGGATTCCTCCCAATCCTCTTCACTTGCAGGCAGCAGCTGCTCGACACCGCGGCCTTGGGGTCTCGCCCTGCAGCCGCGCAGGGCGCCAGCTGCACCGCCACTTTGTCCGGGGACAGTTTGCCGCACGCGCTGCCGCCTGCTCCCTCCGCCGCAGCAGCGAGCAAGGCGACGAGGCAAACAACCTTGAACAGAGCAGCCATTGTTGTTTGTTAAGTTTGGAATATTTGTGGTGTGGATGAGAAGTGAATGTTAGAAGATTATTGCATGGGATTTTATAGAGGAGGTTTGGGTAGTGTGAAAAGAGGAAAGTGAGAAGCACTAAGTGAATCATTATGTTTTGTTTGAATTGCATTGTGTGTGGCGTTTTGGTTCTGGAAAGAGTGACTCAACCACCCAACTGTAACAATGTGGCGTTTTGGTTCTGGAAAAGAGTGACTCAACCACCCAACTATAATTCTCCATTAAGCCTAAAACAacgagatatttatttattttatattgtcATGATTATAATTCAAAGAAAAAGAatcccaaaaaaaaatgtttaaaatcgccgttgccggggatcgaacccgggtcacccGCGTGACAGGCGGGAATACTTACCACTATACTACAACGACCACATGTTTTAAAggtaaattaataaaatactagtatataATATGAGTATTTGTCGTTACCATATCCATATTATCACTTCTCATGTTCTCAGATGCAGCTCGAATTATAAAGTGAAGAAGAATTAATGTTTCATGtgaagaaattttaaaaaaatgctgcTATTTATTAAGCATATCCTTGGCTAGTATATCGAAGTTGTCAGCTTGTGGAAAGAAAATCTTGATGCAATAAATTTAACTCCAAAAACACTAGTCTTTTTGCATGCAATTTAcacaaaattaacaaaaaaaggGAATATGAACTCTGTCAAAGAAGCAAGGCAGGAAAGAAGT is a window encoding:
- the LOC130996777 gene encoding uncharacterized protein LOC130996777 isoform X1, encoding MEGGKQSGSSLASDLFGAKDKDSSAASSSSGIFGSLFPPPPKVVGGEWHYYSETEKKIPKADRNGEDQKAKEEQQQQPFHYSSSIYYGAQDVYSPPKTEAEAEAEAAQTTFNKDNGQDDSTTASRGNWWQGINIYIIYRQLILNFYNEERRCLATDYI
- the LOC130996777 gene encoding uncharacterized protein LOC130996777 isoform X3, which translates into the protein MEGGKQSGSSLASDLFGAKDKDSSAASSSSGIFGSLFPPPPKVVGGEWHYYSETEKKIPKADRNGEDQKAKEEQQQQPFHYSSSIYYGAQDVYSPPKTEAEAEAEAAQTTA
- the LOC130996777 gene encoding uncharacterized protein LOC130996777 isoform X2; this encodes MEGGKQSGSSLASDLFGAKDKDSSAASSSSGIFGSLFPPPPKVVGGEWHYYSETEKKIPKADRNGEDQKAKEEQQQQPFHYSSSIYYGAQDVYSPPKTEAEAEAEAAQTTFNKDNGQDDSTTASRGNWWQGSLYY
- the LOC130996779 gene encoding non-specific lipid-transfer protein-like, whose translation is MAALFKVVCLVALLAAAAEGAGGSACGKLSPDKVAVQLAPCAAAGRDPKAAVSSSCCLQVKRIGRNPKCLCAVLLSATAKASGVKPAVAITIPKRCRLANRPVGFKCGPYTLP